Within the Vanacampus margaritifer isolate UIUO_Vmar chromosome 8, RoL_Vmar_1.0, whole genome shotgun sequence genome, the region TTAAAAGCTTACACGGTTAAGGCGCTAAGGTAAGCTAACGTCACGGTGTGCATGTCAATGAGGCAGCTTGCTATCTGTTTTGCATTTTGCACTTGCCAGCTACTTCCTGGTCTGACTGCTTCTTGTGGTCTATCACTCAAAGTTGGTCAGGGAGCAACTGTGGTAAACTTTCAGCCTCACCTAATGCTACGTCAGTTCCTCATCTGCCAATAGCTAACAATTCTGGATAGTAGTgagtgatctaaaaaaaaatggtgaatgAGTGGTTGTGAAGGTCATCTGCAGCGGGACGCTATGTGATAACAAGTATCTCTCAGCAAGTGTGAAGTGATAAGCGCGTTTCCAGCTTAGAGCAGCCAGTCTCCCTTCAGAAGGGATATGACGGGCCCGCTAGTCTGACATTAGTTGGGTAGGTCTCATACTGCAGTCTGTTAGCTAgcaataattagcattttaaaacaTGCTCGCCTTCATGTGGCAAAATAATAAACCAGTGAAGGGTAAGCTTAAGGTAGGAAGGAGCCTACCTTCTTAGGCGCTATTCAAAGCTTTACAAACAAACTTGTTGTGttgtaattgttattatttttttaagtcgtaATGATTAGAGTATTTAAGTCCCTTTTGTAAAGAGAACATAAGATATAATATGGTCCATTTTTTAGAGAATAAAGCATCTTTTTTTCCAGAGTAGAAGTCCCAATTTTACgagattttgattattttttaaatgtacttgttAAAGTATGATTACCCCCCCTCATTAAACTTCTAAAAATAATCTCATACTAATGTAACGTGAGGGTTCGTTGGATGCAGACGGATTTCTTCTGGAAAAACACTGTTTACTCTTCACACAACTACAGCGACAGGCAACACTTCCTGACAACTCATCAGCTGaccaacactaaccaatcaggagctagcaaactttagctaaatgcaaatgaatgagaacagcagattcaacacgtcAATTTAGCTACctgtataaatgtgtaaataataattctggaatcataaatgtataagtatatatatattttaacaaattaacttaattcTTAATCATTTCTGAACCTTGCGCTAATATCAATTTGTCTTCTGACAAATTTTCATTACaacctttttaaaatacatactaAATTGTTGTCATGAAATTATAACATTCAAGTTTAAGAACCCCTGCTGTTGGCCAATGAAAGCAAACACAAGGCCCACGTGACACTTGACCTGCACGTCGGGCACGTCAGTGGAGGTCAAGTGGCATACTGACCAAGTCACAAGTCAAGCTGTGACATTTCTGCAATCATGTGAGTGGAGGCTGCTGTGACATGGACACACGGCGgaacgcacgcacactcaagcaGGCGGAGTTATTTAAGCACTGCCACTCGCTGGCCTGGTTGTGTTTGTCAACAGTCTTGGTGGGGGAGGGGTAAATTTGGCCGCCGGCGATTGCactttgctgccatctgctggccactGCAGCAGGTCACTCGGTACACTAATTAAATACAGTGTGATTAAATTgacaatatactttttttattttatatttttattttttttactaccacTTTTGTCTGCCGTTGTcctgtgagatttttctaatgtaaatcGTACCTTGGTTCCCGTGCACAAGTTAATTATATGGTGGTCCTTTGAACTGCAATCGAAGGCTTTCTGTCTTAACCTGCAGTTTTCTGCTCTACCCACTGAGCTGTAGAAggatagatttttttccccggaGGCAAcatgccttggctcaataaacaGACGTGATTGcgtcttcatcttcatcctgTCTTCCCTACAGATCATCGAAAACTTCATCAACACTACATGGGCCGAGCGCTACCAGGAGCCCATTTCGGAAAACACCCTCAAAGCTATCTGGTCCATTGCTGTTGCCATCTTCTCCGTTGGCGGCATCTTCGGCTCCTTCTCGGTTGGCGTTTTTGTCAACCGCTTCGGAAGGTAACTCCAGCACGCACTCGCCATGATTGTGGGTGGTCCTCGGTTTACTAGAAATAAAGTCAAAAGATCTGAGGTCCGTCGAGATTGGCCTACATAACCTTGAAAATGTGGTAATTAGGGGTAGGAAATTTCTCACGATtaggattcagaatcgattttcaattaagaacgatttttgcttcaaaatgatttgattgacaatgatttttgcttcaatctatagatgtgcaaggaattgtaatgatctactccagtctgactcgctaatgctaattagcgtgctactcgcggcacttttatcactcaaaagaacggctccacactgcaaaaaaaaacaacttttattggaataacttgatcgtgactttttccttctactctcataatgacaacttaacagtgtattagaccgcgtggaaccacactgcccctaagtggccaaattgggtacaccatgaacaaaggcacacacagacaaaggcaagacaatataaaataatttaaataaaatcgattttgggacatttaaaaaccgattctgaatcgtactaaatgagaatcgattttttggcagtGCTAATACTAAGAAGTTaattcaataaaacaaatctttcAAGTGGGTTCTGAACGTCCAACCTGAGCATCTCTGTTTTAACCTCTACAATCTTCCCTGTTCTACAAACTGAGTTAtcaaaggatgttttttttttttttttaatgaaaggattttgttttttgttgtattcttCATAACAAGGATTACATTTGGCATCCCACAATGTTCACCTCTAGCTCCCACacttgaattcatttttttatgctgcATGGAAGAATTTCCTCAACTTGTGGGTATTTTTTATGATCCCCTCGGGGTAATTAGCATACCAAGCTTTAGTCGCTTACCCACTCAAGACTACACTGAAGGGCCCTCATCTAGGCTTTGCAGCTGAGTTAATGTCTTCCCACAAAACTGCAAGCTTTTGTGCATGTGGAAATGTCagacatttaaatgaatgcataTTTGTTTTGATCAGTTTCTCCACAAATTTACCAAAAGTCCCTCGAGACAGATTTGAACCAGCTCCCGATGACCCTGACGGTTTGTTTATCCATTGTTAATATAGCGATTCACATACCTAGCTTTTGCTTCCCCATTGCCTTGACCGTTAAAAATATCAGATCGATATTTACTGATCATTGATTTTCAAATGTCTATTTGATGTTGTCAGGAGAAACGCCATGCTCATGGCCAATGTCCTGGCCCTAATCTCATCGGCCCTGATGGGCTTCTCCAAGACGGCATCCTCCTTCGAGATGCTCATCATCGGTCGCTTCGTGGTGGGCTACTACTCGGGCCTCTCCACTGGCTTTGTGCCCATGTATGTGGGTGAGGTGTCGCCCACGTCACTTCGCGGGGCTCTGGGGACCCTCCACCAGCTCGGTATCGTCGTGGGCATCCTCATTGCTCAGGTACtgtcaatttattttctttcttttttttttagtgtctcTTTATAGGGATACTTCTCGCGTTGAGCCATTCTCAACAGTAAAacgataatattttgtctatagttaatgaactcattcactcccagccattttcactgaagcaacccccttcgcgcccggctgttttaatggattttgacagatttttgcaaggcctacagaatattctgttctattgctatcaaaacatggaatctaccaaaagaaagattagagtctcttctttcatcaggaaataagtatatttgtatctgtttctgttttgcagcaattagcattagaatatagcttagttttatcaatattcacattcctggtgaaaacactgaggaaaaagggcttgttgcaacatggccctggctgatctcttatactccgctgccacctgttggccgttttattaaataattattattgctttaagccacctcttcatgtcagaagctgcatcaaagccttctgtatgctcttgcataaaaaaataaatgtgtaaatacctttttgggagtgaaggacaaaatataaaaaaaacgtgtttacacgtttttgggtttgaatgagttgatgTGATAATTTTATGAGCAATGAATAcagttaaaaactaattttggcacttgctgtcgcctgaagatgacatcacctgtgctgaggaagtaggcaaCGATCAAACATGGCTCAGTTTGATGACCATACCCAGAAAACGGGTGaatcgtgattggtcgttacctacttcctcagcacaggtgatgtcttcttcagtcgacagacagcaagtggcaaaattcgtttttaactgtattaattgttcatgaagttatcacattaactcattcaaacccaaaaaagtgttaacacgtttttacttattttgtccttcactccctaaaatgtatttacacatttatttattttattcttcagtcgacagcaagtgggaaagtgagtttttaactctttgactgccaaaaacgttaaataacgtttagtaaaatcctatggaggagtgccaaagacgttaaaagacgtttgtttcaaaacagaggtgaaaccaaccattttctattgttgattactgaaaaacggaataaggtagaaacaaacttttttttctgatgaaagatgagagtccaatctttcatttggtagtatgtttgGTAGTAAAATTATGTGTTTCCATCGTCCAAACAcgtaattttctatggaccttgaaagatcagtcaaaacgcttaaaatcggctggcacccacggcatcccttttctgaaaacatctggcagtcaaagagttaaagtttaattgtacatgaaaaataatgaagttatcaaattaattctggacaaaatattaactttttactgctgaaacccaatgagtcaagtattcctttaataGATAATACATCACTCATCTGAGCCTGCTGGCTGATTTCAGGTGTTTGGATTGGAGGCCATCATGGGCAACAGCGAATTGTGGCCGCTCCTCATGGGCTTTATTTTCATCCCGTCAGTGATGCAGTGCATCTTGCTGCCTTTCTGCCCCGAAAGCCCGCGTTACCTGCTCATCAACAAAAACGAAGAAAACAAAGCCAAGACTGGTAGGTTCTCAAAAGTATGGCAGACTTTGGATCCGAAATTTCAGCAATGTCCCGTTTACAGAAATgctatcgatttttttttttaatatatatatttctgttcTATTAGTGCTGAAGAAGCTGAGAGGCACTAACGACGTGGGCACCGATATGCAGGAGATGAAGGAGGAGAGCCGGCAGATGATGCGGGAGAAGAAGGTGAACATCGTGGAGCTGTTCCGCTCGCCGCTCTACCGCCAGCCCCTCCTCGTTGCCGTTGTGCTGCAACTTTCCCAGCAGCTGTCGGGCATCAACGCTGTGAGTTtaccacactttaaaaaaaaaaaaatatatatatatatatatatatatatgtatatatatatatatatgtatgtgtatatatatatatatatatatatatatatgtatatatatatatatgtgtatatatatatatatatatatatatatgtatatatatatatatatatatatatatatatgtatgtatgtgtatatatatatatatatatatatatatatatatatatatatatatatatatatatatgtatatatatgtatatgtgtgtgtatacacattagggcaattaaaaattttaatcccatgactttaataattaactcacgattaatcgcaaattttatatctattctaaatgtacaataaaatgcacatgcaagttttcatactcttgctaacataaaagtgggaaaaaatgttaaactaatagaaatttggCTGCATCTTTTCGTCATTGAGACCGTAATCTCATCATTCAtaacattgagttaaaattcaaaatatgtactgtactgtaaaaaatgtttcttttaatattaagagctaatctgtaacatgaagtcacttgtgaaattcagcatttaaaatgtaaaatacaaattgcccgcagtctccacaaatatatatgcattattttaaaatttgctaaaatgctaaattatgACATGGATGTggctgcaaaaataaataaataaataaattaattaattaattaataaaaaaaaatatatatatatatatatatataatatgaaaCTGATGTTCTCATTTGGTCTTGTCAGGTCTTCTACTACTCCACAAGCATCTTTGAGCAGGCCGGTGTGGCGCAGCCAGTCTACGCTACCATCGGCGCCGGTGTCGTTAACACAGCTTTCACTGTGGTGTCGGTGAGTGTGTAAAAGCCAAACTccatgctgctgttttggttagcaaaattGTGCGGCTAATTCATGTTCCTTGCTTCCAGCTATTTGTGGTGGAGCGCGCCGGCCGCAGGTCTCTCCACCTGCTGGGGCTGCTGGGAATGGCGGCTTCCGCCCTCCTGATGACCATCGCCATGGCTCTGCTGGTACGCGAGCCTCTCGGGTCAAATCCGCACGAGTCCCGATTCCCGATGTATAACGCCCCCTTTTCCCGTCCCAACCGCAGGACCAGATCAAATGGATGTCCTACCTGAGCATCGTGGCCATCTTCGCCTTTGTGGCCTTCTTTGAGATCGGACCGGGTCCCATCCCGTGGTTTATCGTGGCTGAATTGTTCTCCCAAGGCCCGAGGCCTTCAGCTATGGCTGTGGCCGGTTTCTCCAACTGGACCGCCAACTTCATTGTGGGGATGGGCTTCCAGTATTTAGCCGTGAGTACAACATGGTCATATCATCAGTATTGTATGAAAAGAAATCAGCCTCATATTAGCATTTAGAGTAATGTAGCATTTACTGTATAATGAGTTGACACttaaaatttaatatatattaaggCTCAGCTTTGTTAGATGCTATTAAAAACTAATCTagccaatgctttttttttttttttttacttctgtggCAGTAATGCAATTCATTATTTGCACTTATTTAAATAGTCATAATTATGTACAAATTTTTTTGAGAAACAATTCATGTTGTGACATTAAAGCTGCAATgattataataattcattaaatttagtCATAATTTACAAAAGGAGTACTATTATATCAAGCGCAGTTTTGAAAGCGAGAGAATAAAGTTCTACAGtaattataaagtggcaatttCATCACAGGAATAATGTAATGCAGTTTAAGAGAATAAAGTTTtgattttacaataaaaaaaaaaaaagttggaatatTACGGGaatcaaaagtaaatattttcatcAGTCGGAATTtgaaaaacagtcatgtttttaaaatattttaataacacgagagagagaaaatacatGTTTGGCAGTAACAAAATATTATAGAGAGCaaggtcatttatttatttatttgttaagaaaataaataccacaaatgttctgaggggaaaaaaagtcaaaatgtttattgaataTACCAGGCCTTACAAGGCATTGATACTCGTGACGGCGAACCCGaccctccaccaccaccaccaaccatggaaacaaacagaataaaaacacacacacacaaattttttattgcacaaataacaaaaaaaaagtgcaatgttCGCataaattgcgtgggaatgccaAAAGGTAAtaataaaagctgaatgcttataaagtaactaataattaattgtagttggatgataaataaaaaagaaaactgctgCTAAGGAGGTTCAAGCGGGAACAGAACCCAGAACCTTCCACATGCCAGCCATTTGCTTTACCACCGCACTATTgtagaaattcattttaaatgatcatCACACCTCCAGCGAGCAATCTACAAATAGTGCACTCTTGTGTCTTGTATGCAGTCGGCATGCGGCCCCTACGTCTTCGTCATCTTCATCGTGCTGctgctcttcttcttcgtcttcacCTACTTCAAAGTCCCCGAGACCAAAGGCCGGACTTTTGACGAGATCGCGTCCGGCTTCCGCCAGAGCGCCGTAACGGGCGGCGAGAAGCACGAGGAGCTCAACAGCCTGGGGGCCGACTCGCAGCTCTGAAGCGGCCCCGCCCCCCACTCCCACGTGATGGGACAAACTCTTAATCACAGTGAGGTTGAGGTAGGCAGGCTACAGGTGGATGCGGGGACAAAGGGTGGAGGGGTCTACTTACTAGTTACTAGAGGAGTCCCGGCGTATAATCATTTTCACACTGTCAGCACATTTCAGTCGTCTTTTTATTACGTCTTCTGCTAcccagccccccaccccccccccccactgacacacaacacgcacacacctccCTCTCTCCTCGCGCCACTCCACAAACACTCAGCGGGGCAGCGGGTGGCCCGGGAGATGTGAAAGAGGCGTGTCAGAAGGTTTTTGATATTTCAAAGAAGGAAAAAggccgcctttttttttgttattttttttatataaagatCTATTTTTCACTGAGCAatcatactgtaaaaaaatgctgtatgttACACTGTAGACTCTGGCTGGCACTGTAGCTCTTGCACGGCTTTCTCCTCCAGATGGCGCACTTTTCTATGAAATCACCGCCCCCAATACGTTACTGAGCAAAATGTGATATTGCTCACATCTTGTTACAACGTCTTTTATTGATATTATATTACTTATTGACTCTAGAGTGACAAtattttagccttttttttttcttttgaaaaagtGTATATGTAGTTGTAGTTTATGCAAATGGGTTTAGGGCCACACTGAAAAAATACGATTAGAATGAAGTCAAGTCAtaaaattatatactgtatgatttttaaaaatatatatatttactgtatatatagttGAACAGTTTTAAGTGGATATACATTTGTAGTCACAATTTTAGGACACAGTCCTATTTTTAATGAGAGTAAAGTTGATAAAGTAACAATCAAGTCTTAATTTATTATATTGAAATACTCTAATTCTACCAAGAATATATTCACAATATCactataacagggatgtgatttttccgctaattcgcggaattccgcttttttttatctcccccccccccccaaaaaaaacaatttttttttagtagttcattgtgtatgcacatgactccgacagataacatcttctgctataacaaagacatttgtggtatgctctaatatgagttacttttcatttggtcatgatacaattatttgttcatgaaatttgaactcttcaacattatttatgtgttaacttagtaatcacattagttagatatgatgatattctcagtgatagtttttaaaagcaaaggcagtccaatgtttttgaatgtgactgattttgagttgactaaaactgccattttatatgggatagttcaatatacattgaaaatttatgctgttgttttgtctatttctttgtcatgtgagtgcattgaaagtacttaaaaacacggaaaacccatgagggGGCGAaacccccaccagggcactgccctggacctagctgggtgccagcggcccccagacccccggctaaattttcagataatttcgctttggtcaaatcacatccctgctataAGTAACGGCAAAATATTACTAgaagtttaaagaaaaaaaaaagtgtgagcatTTAGACATCCAATTGATCAAATTTCATAACTTTTGTCGTAATGaaccttttttttcaagtgtggCCCCTGATACTGCTGTGTCCGTTCATCCGTGattttaattgcaaattttttaaCAGGAATAGTTGAAGATACACATTTTATAATCATACTAAAAACGCTAAAATTGTGCGCTATTTACTCTCGgctgcaatctttttttttttctttttttttcctgtgaggTTCTTTTTCTGTCAGAGCCTCACACGCCtggaaaataaatctttttagagtggagaaaaaaaaaacggaccaaAAATGAAAGTCAGCCTTATTATCCTCTCTTGGATCAATTTTCTGCGTTCCAATTGTGGAAGTTTTGTTGTGCGCTGCCATGTGTTGAAGTATTGTTGAGCTTGCTCGGCCTCGCTGTCTACTTCTGCTGTATCACTACTCTCGTTTCTTCTGTTTGAGGAAACCAGTCAAATGAAAACATACTTAGCAGCActttattattcatattttctttttgtctcgGAAACAAATCTCTGTTTCAGAGGAGAGCGGCTGATGGATGACTTGATGTCTGTTGAGATgggatttgtgtcatatttgcatatctctttttttttttttttggtttgctgTTCTTTATGTACTGCTCCTTAAAGTTCAGGCCTCTTGTTTGCACGATGCATCATCAAATCAGGATTATAATCCAAATCATGTCATTGCGACCATTCCATATTAGCATGTCTGCAAATTTtgtcaaaaactatttttgagaaaatcctcAAAATAATGTCACTTTTGAAACCATGAACCTGATCTTAggggctttttttaaaaaaaaaaaaatattttgttaatctTTTGTTTCATAATTCCTAGCTACAAAGTAGGAAAGGGCTGCTTCAACCCAAAATTGTTCAATTTTGAGTCCTTGAGTCTTTTCTGTGCATCGTAAAATCAAAATTTCGTATGAATCTGTGATGCTGATGATACTTTTCTGGGGTTACCACTGaattttggatgtttttgttttcctacTGTGGACCCttacaaaacatacattttcaccAGGATGCACACTTTAAGACACTAAATGTGGAGTAACAGCAACTATATTtcgaatgtcttttttttttgttgttgtgccatTCAATCTGTGCCTTTCAAGTGACCTTCAAGTGCACTCCAGttacacgcacaaaaaaacataagatTTTGTTATATTGACATATTGCAAGCCTTTTAAACACAATCTTGTAAATAAAACAGCACACCCactcccctccaaaaaaaattgttcaaaagaTTTGTATTTTCAGATTGTTACTGCAAAGAGGActgttacttttttcaaatgtgttttagcCTTCACACACTTTTATTCAATCATCAGATGTTACATGTTGAAGGAGTGGGAAAAAACAGGTGTTCTCTAGGGCACAAAAATATAGTAgtgttttaataattaaaaaaataaaatatgtgggggtcatttttgggggaatgtGAACCTCATTTGTGTTGAGGAAAATGTTAACAACTTAAGCTGTCCCGATTGTCACAACTGGCTGAATAAAAGAAATGATTCACACGGAAACTGTGTGTTTGCACATATATATGTTGTTAATGTGATGATAACCATAGAACGGCAAAGTGATTTTTGCAAAATAGGAAATCAAACCGCATCTTTGTGAAActtcaataataatacaatagaAGTGAgcaaatgttaactcattcactgccactgacggctgtAGATGTCAAAGATATATTTGAACTGGACTGGCAGTTAGGCTGGCTAACATTGACGTTAGCTAGCCGTGTGGGCTAGCGAGCTCATTACGCCAGAGCCGAGTTGTAATAGTGGTGTGTTTGGAAATGAAAGTGTAGTGCACGGATTTCCCGAGCGTATTCATGGACACGCCTAAAGAGCAAAAAAACATCCAGCAAATAGTGTCCAATATGAGAACGTAACTGAACGTATCGAACGGAAGCAAACACAAAAGAGCCAAATGACAGAAGGAACAAAAATGTACTCGGAATGGATCATGACAGAAATTGTAATCCAATTCgtcttttctgacattttgacCCGTTTTCAATCTACCCGCAAGCCACCTTCAAATGTCCTCAAATTCATGCTAATGAAGGCTAATTGTCCCGCCTCCCCTCCTGACCGAGGCCAACGTCCAGGAAAACAAGCTAACCCTCACGATCACCTTGAGCCAGATGAGATCATGTCTTATTATTACAGCGCCGCCTATTCTCGGACCCTCGCAAGTGCTGGCGAATAATAACTCCTCGTACTTGCGAACTTTAACCTTCAGAGATAAAACACCCGCCTTTCTAAAAGCATTGTCAAGGTCGCCGCGAGCGACCGTTTGCGCTAATGAGATACAGTATAGCATTAGCAATGCGACCTCCAGGATGGTTTGAAATCCCCTCCTGCTCCTGGATAGATAAAGAGGATCACCAGTTCAAATGCTTACCattcaatattattttattaagcgGACAgtaaggggtggggggggggacgctCAGTGGAGTGGCGGCCCCTCGTTTACACAAGTATGGCTGGTacctccttttaaaaaaaaaaaaagtaaaaaaatgtaatttcctcTGGATTGTCGCGGATTACCTGCAGTGTAATTGCTGTGACCACCCTGGCCTCTGTTTGATTTGCCTGCTTTATTCACATAAGCCTGCCATGTTGGCCaactttgaacaaaaataataaaatgaatgtttCAAAGGCAGCATAGTGCGGTAGTGTTTAGGATCTCTGCCTCACACTTTACAGGCTCTGAGTTTGAATCTTGGTACGTGAAACCACTTTTGTCAAAATTTGAGTAGTCCCGTGTTTATCAGTATAATTTATTTCGGCACATTCCAGAACCCCCTGCAGTAGTGTTTGTTATCATTTCTACAATACAGCCCAGCTATTCACCAGGCCagccatatttgtattcaaCTTCCCGTCCCTCCAGCCACTTTGTCTAGCTCGAGGTTTGTCCTTTTAGTGGTGGCCAGGAGCTGCATGCAGACTGCGCTTTCACAGGAGAGTGAACATCAAGCAGGTTCGACTGCGACAAACCCGGAGAAGGCTCCCTGGAGAGAAGTGGGATGTCGGGTTGAGGGACAGCGTAAAAAATGGGAAAGGG harbors:
- the slc2a1b gene encoding solute carrier family 2, facilitated glucose transporter member 1 is translated as MDSGKQITFPLMLCVGTAVIGSLQFGYNTGVINAPQKIIENFINTTWAERYQEPISENTLKAIWSIAVAIFSVGGIFGSFSVGVFVNRFGRRNAMLMANVLALISSALMGFSKTASSFEMLIIGRFVVGYYSGLSTGFVPMYVGEVSPTSLRGALGTLHQLGIVVGILIAQVFGLEAIMGNSELWPLLMGFIFIPSVMQCILLPFCPESPRYLLINKNEENKAKTVLKKLRGTNDVGTDMQEMKEESRQMMREKKVNIVELFRSPLYRQPLLVAVVLQLSQQLSGINAVFYYSTSIFEQAGVAQPVYATIGAGVVNTAFTVVSLFVVERAGRRSLHLLGLLGMAASALLMTIAMALLDQIKWMSYLSIVAIFAFVAFFEIGPGPIPWFIVAELFSQGPRPSAMAVAGFSNWTANFIVGMGFQYLASACGPYVFVIFIVLLLFFFVFTYFKVPETKGRTFDEIASGFRQSAVTGGEKHEELNSLGADSQL